A section of the Chryseobacterium scophthalmum genome encodes:
- a CDS encoding glycosyltransferase, whose amino-acid sequence MNFSNKNLLFFFPESPFSKRAGNVLRTYTNLKQLKSLGLHIDLVGVEDYYNSFGDTAEGIDPEIINEVFVLKTKPPKKKLTFEYWKYKIQKKFNKENSNQYLTQYLKDNFTAILDKKKYDYIFINYEFWTDLIRNQDLKGAKTIVDTHDWITLNEFYNNKNLDLGKRFGEEINNLSFYDKVVTISQDEYFIFKSFLGDKVINIPPSFPENFEDTNTEKKYDLIFVGSDNPFNVLSINWFVEKVLPILPKEIKICIIGRICKHVPDHESIEKVFFADDLKTYYQKSKIAICPMLKGTGIKIKVVEAMSYGIPVVGTEKAVDGFSDKKNNGCMVSDDEKEFADIIKNLLNNLSDYEKQKREAIHFFRDNFSEKKSVKLWEKTLNI is encoded by the coding sequence ATGAATTTTTCTAATAAAAACTTATTATTTTTCTTTCCTGAAAGTCCTTTCTCCAAAAGAGCCGGAAATGTATTGCGTACTTATACTAATCTTAAACAACTGAAATCATTAGGTTTACATATTGATCTTGTTGGTGTAGAAGATTATTACAATAGCTTCGGAGATACTGCTGAAGGAATTGATCCTGAAATCATTAATGAAGTTTTTGTTCTAAAAACCAAACCACCCAAGAAAAAACTGACTTTTGAGTATTGGAAATATAAAATTCAGAAAAAATTTAATAAAGAAAATTCTAATCAATATCTTACTCAATATTTAAAAGATAATTTCACTGCTATTCTTGATAAGAAAAAGTACGATTACATCTTTATCAATTATGAATTCTGGACAGACCTCATCCGCAATCAGGATTTAAAAGGAGCCAAAACCATCGTTGATACTCACGACTGGATTACTCTGAATGAGTTTTACAACAATAAAAACTTAGATTTAGGCAAAAGATTTGGTGAAGAAATTAATAATCTTTCGTTTTATGATAAAGTGGTTACCATTTCGCAGGATGAATATTTTATTTTCAAAAGTTTTCTAGGAGATAAAGTAATTAATATTCCGCCAAGTTTTCCGGAAAATTTCGAAGACACAAACACCGAAAAAAAATATGATCTTATATTTGTAGGCAGCGACAATCCTTTCAATGTATTATCGATTAACTGGTTTGTCGAAAAAGTTTTGCCTATTCTTCCTAAAGAAATAAAAATTTGTATTATTGGAAGAATCTGTAAACACGTTCCTGATCATGAAAGTATTGAAAAAGTATTTTTTGCAGATGATCTAAAGACGTATTATCAGAAAAGCAAAATTGCGATCTGCCCAATGCTGAAAGGAACCGGCATAAAAATCAAAGTTGTGGAAGCAATGTCTTACGGAATACCTGTTGTAGGAACCGAAAAAGCGGTTGATGGTTTTTCAGACAAAAAAAATAACGGCTGTATGGTAAGTGATGACGAAAAAGAATTTGCAGATATTATCAAAAATCTTTTAAACAATTTATCAGATTACGAAAAACAAAAACGGGAAGCCATCCATTTTTTCAGGGATAATTTTTCAGAAAAAAAATCGGTTAAGCTTTGGGAAAAAACTTTAAATATCTAA
- a CDS encoding phosphomannose isomerase type II C-terminal cupin domain: protein MLEIGERPWGKYYVLADEPNYKLKRIEVNPGQKLSYQYHHKRQEQWTIIEGDATIILDDKEIKLSYGESIFIPLGAKHRIMNLSEKPVVFIEVQTGTYFGEDDIVRLSDEYDRQ from the coding sequence ATGTTAGAAATTGGCGAAAGACCTTGGGGTAAATATTATGTTTTGGCAGACGAACCTAATTATAAACTGAAAAGAATTGAGGTAAATCCGGGGCAAAAACTATCATACCAATATCATCATAAAAGACAAGAGCAATGGACGATCATTGAAGGTGATGCTACCATAATTTTGGATGATAAAGAAATAAAATTGTCTTACGGCGAAAGTATTTTCATTCCTTTAGGAGCCAAACACAGAATCATGAATCTTTCAGAAAAACCAGTTGTCTTCATTGAAGTACAAACAGGAACTTACTTTGGTGAGGATGATATTGTGAGGCTGAGTGATGAATATGACAGACAATAA
- a CDS encoding DUF6492 family protein, with protein MEKLILFVKTYRADFESCSKLIKSINQHNKDEIKLLISVNDEDISFFKQNLQTDLFDIIKDSDIIAMENKDPWQYQQIVKSQLHRLNITENYVCLDSDSYFIKDFYMSDFIQDDVPYTIIHQQKEMFSWLSNNRKHFKDDPKQYFEDISRKVMAKFGRKGICYDYGPSPTIWSNKVWKDFQENYLDANNINYPDLIHEFPSEFTWYGEWLLKSNVIPLFPKEPLFKVFHYKKQFQDFIKEGHTRESIKENYLGVVLQSNWNRDLKWYQKKISL; from the coding sequence ATGGAAAAATTAATATTATTCGTAAAAACTTACAGAGCTGATTTTGAGTCTTGCAGTAAGCTGATTAAGTCAATTAATCAACATAATAAAGATGAAATAAAACTTCTGATTTCTGTAAATGACGAAGATATTAGTTTTTTTAAACAAAATCTACAAACCGATCTTTTTGATATTATAAAAGACAGTGATATTATTGCCATGGAAAATAAAGATCCTTGGCAATATCAACAAATTGTAAAATCTCAGTTACATAGACTAAACATCACGGAAAACTATGTGTGTTTAGATTCAGATTCTTATTTTATCAAAGATTTTTATATGTCTGATTTTATTCAGGATGATGTTCCTTATACGATCATTCATCAACAGAAAGAGATGTTTTCTTGGTTGAGTAATAATCGTAAGCATTTTAAAGATGATCCGAAACAATATTTTGAAGATATAAGTAGAAAAGTAATGGCTAAATTCGGACGCAAAGGGATCTGCTACGATTATGGTCCTTCACCAACAATCTGGTCAAACAAAGTTTGGAAAGATTTTCAAGAAAATTACTTAGACGCAAACAATATCAATTATCCGGATCTTATTCACGAGTTTCCGAGTGAATTTACATGGTACGGTGAGTGGCTTTTGAAGAGTAATGTAATCCCTCTTTTCCCTAAGGAACCTCTTTTTAAAGTTTTTCATTATAAGAAGCAGTTTCAGGATTTTATAAAAGAAGGTCATACAAGAGAGTCAATTAAAGAGAATTATTTGGGTGTTGTTCTGCAATCGAATTGGAATCGTGACTTGAAATGGTATCAGAAAAAAATTAGTTTATAA
- a CDS encoding glycosyltransferase family 2 protein — MIKTSVALCTYNGEKFIREQIDSILNQSLKIDEIVVCDDGSTDQTQNILSEYENKFPNIFKIYINEKNLRSVKNFEKAISLCSGEIIFLSDQDDVWEKEKVKVFSDFFENNQSVDVVCSNGFIIDENSSQQNLYTVWDVPNFLSENKKEINYFKIFATIGNFATGASMAIKKSFINQALPFPTVEGLHHDEWIALVSSEQKKFAFLNDKLLSYRIHSAQQVGGISYSKDEASKEKLISRFDYAKKPKIFRDFKIKLRTLNDKERKFSAYLEKDFNEHVKNFLKEVQHEKSALYKKLKSEHFTLFLFFKYFYR; from the coding sequence ATGATAAAAACTTCTGTTGCACTTTGTACTTATAACGGCGAAAAATTTATCCGTGAACAAATTGATTCTATTCTTAACCAATCTTTGAAAATAGATGAAATTGTAGTGTGCGACGATGGATCAACAGATCAAACCCAGAATATTTTATCGGAATACGAAAACAAGTTTCCAAATATTTTCAAAATCTACATTAATGAAAAGAATTTACGAAGTGTAAAAAACTTTGAAAAAGCCATCTCACTTTGTAGCGGTGAAATTATATTTTTAAGTGATCAGGATGATGTTTGGGAAAAAGAAAAAGTGAAAGTTTTCAGTGATTTTTTTGAAAATAACCAAAGTGTTGATGTTGTATGCTCAAACGGATTTATCATCGATGAAAACAGTTCGCAACAAAATCTGTATACTGTTTGGGATGTCCCCAATTTTTTAAGCGAAAACAAAAAAGAAATCAACTATTTTAAAATTTTTGCAACCATTGGGAATTTTGCAACAGGAGCTTCAATGGCTATCAAAAAATCGTTTATTAATCAGGCTTTGCCCTTTCCAACTGTTGAAGGTTTACATCACGACGAGTGGATTGCATTGGTTTCTTCTGAACAAAAAAAGTTTGCCTTTCTAAATGATAAGCTTCTTTCCTATCGTATTCACAGCGCGCAGCAAGTCGGAGGAATTTCTTATTCTAAAGATGAGGCTTCTAAAGAAAAACTGATAAGCCGTTTTGATTATGCTAAAAAACCTAAGATCTTCAGAGATTTTAAAATAAAGCTGAGAACGCTTAATGATAAAGAAAGAAAATTTTCTGCTTATCTCGAAAAAGATTTTAATGAACATGTAAAGAATTTTTTGAAAGAAGTTCAGCATGAAAAATCTGCTTTATACAAAAAACTAAAATCTGAACATTTTACTCTTTTCTTATTCTTTAAATATTTTTACCGATGA
- a CDS encoding glycosyltransferase family protein has product MKICLISFDFWHYDEHIVNKLKEKGVEAYHINIGAFTHKNFGARVKNAMSKVFIGKNLKHEKRQNFIIDSLKEIGKQDQILVINPESIEERVHKVIRKYADRNIAYLYDSMSRNPAQHILHFFDTVFSFDDEDVKEHGFKKITNYNYLKYCPFEEQNPNLDLFYITSYDTQRLQKLNILINKIEDLNINFKTIVAGKKGWKNKITQIVDSKNINIIKFRTKNIPQQSLPKLYKNTKVILDLQRDNQMGLSFRIFEAMALEKKFITDNRTIKNYDFYNPENILILNDDFSNIEKSFFETDYQKLPDDIYYKYTLDNWVNTVFNLS; this is encoded by the coding sequence ATGAAAATTTGTTTAATCAGTTTTGATTTTTGGCATTATGATGAACATATCGTAAATAAACTGAAAGAAAAAGGTGTAGAAGCGTACCACATCAACATCGGTGCCTTTACGCACAAAAACTTTGGGGCAAGGGTGAAAAATGCGATGAGCAAAGTTTTTATCGGAAAAAATCTGAAACACGAAAAAAGACAGAATTTTATCATCGACTCTCTGAAAGAAATAGGAAAACAGGATCAAATTTTAGTCATTAATCCTGAAAGCATAGAGGAGCGTGTACATAAAGTGATCAGAAAGTACGCTGACCGAAATATTGCCTATTTATACGACAGTATGTCGAGAAATCCGGCTCAACATATTTTACATTTTTTTGACACTGTTTTTTCATTTGATGATGAAGATGTAAAAGAACATGGATTTAAAAAAATAACCAATTACAATTATCTTAAATATTGTCCATTTGAGGAACAAAACCCCAATCTTGATCTTTTTTACATCACTTCGTACGACACGCAACGATTGCAGAAACTTAATATTTTAATCAACAAGATTGAAGATTTAAACATCAATTTTAAAACAATTGTGGCCGGAAAAAAAGGTTGGAAAAACAAGATTACTCAGATTGTTGATTCAAAAAACATCAATATCATTAAGTTCAGAACCAAAAATATACCTCAACAATCATTACCAAAACTATACAAAAACACAAAAGTAATCCTTGATCTTCAGCGAGATAATCAAATGGGGCTAAGTTTCCGTATTTTTGAGGCGATGGCTTTGGAGAAAAAATTTATTACTGATAATCGCACCATTAAAAATTACGATTTTTATAATCCTGAAAATATTTTGATTCTTAATGATGATTTCAGTAATATTGAAAAGTCTTTTTTTGAAACCGATTATCAAAAACTTCCGGACGACATTTATTACAAATACACCCTGGATAATTGGGTGAATACTGTTTTTAATTTGAGCTAA
- a CDS encoding glycosyltransferase: MGIKRFFKNKIKDYQFIKNRRKISVDLQNLDFFKSHSFNFSAQTNPEVSIIIHGINDLKMVLNCLYAIEKYNQNISKEVIVINEDTANQEYLEKIKGITLSNNEDSNGLTQAINHSIEKAKGKFIYLLDSHVLVQENYLSSLIEVFNTKENVGAVGSKMISAENTIIEAGNLVFENSEIVELGKSDAIDTPQFNFVRKVDFCTGSLLFSKINQKGDLNLLNENFSSPYFAVADFCLKLKEEENLNTYYQPLSEVTCFNNSFKAATNNDKVDFANHWNSYFTNKKNVKSEKTNYSSHYKTPNFLFLEENMPKPDQDSGSRRFMEIIKILQRNGHHIVLAVKHFDATKDSDYIPYFQNAGVEICRDYVNAQNKIIKVEDQVVNALSYVDVIWIFRPLGFNHWYNLINGKINRQKIIYDMVDLHYLRLERENNYIDVVTKEREKEINFFKEKEYAGMNISDAVISISDEEKNTVSENGVKKDKIFTVSNIHKPIDNVPLSFSEREGLLFIGGYNHLPNIDAVKFLHDQILPLVWAKNNQIKIFILGPDFPADLKAKYHSDRFQILGYQETVDFWFENSRVFVAPLRYGAGVKGKIGQALEFKLPVITTGIGAEGMSLEDQKTALISDENPQNFADKILELYDNENLWQTLHQNSLLPLSKFSIETQEQNIKKMLQYLGFEN; encoded by the coding sequence ATGGGAATTAAAAGGTTTTTTAAAAATAAAATCAAGGATTATCAATTTATCAAAAATAGAAGAAAGATATCTGTCGATCTTCAGAACCTTGATTTTTTTAAAAGTCATTCATTTAATTTTTCCGCACAGACCAATCCTGAAGTTTCAATTATTATTCACGGTATCAATGATTTGAAAATGGTTCTTAATTGTCTTTATGCGATTGAAAAATATAATCAGAATATTTCCAAAGAAGTTATTGTTATTAATGAAGATACAGCAAATCAGGAATATTTAGAAAAAATAAAAGGAATAACCCTCAGCAATAATGAAGATAGCAATGGTTTAACTCAAGCGATAAATCATTCAATTGAAAAGGCAAAAGGGAAATTTATTTATCTTTTAGATTCTCATGTTTTAGTTCAGGAGAATTATTTGTCAAGTTTAATAGAAGTTTTTAATACTAAAGAAAATGTAGGGGCGGTAGGTTCTAAAATGATTTCTGCTGAAAATACCATAATTGAAGCTGGAAATTTAGTTTTTGAAAACTCTGAAATCGTTGAATTAGGTAAGTCTGATGCGATTGATACTCCTCAATTTAATTTTGTAAGAAAAGTAGATTTTTGCACTGGAAGTTTATTGTTCAGTAAAATCAACCAAAAAGGAGATTTAAATTTACTGAATGAAAACTTTTCTTCACCATATTTTGCAGTGGCTGATTTTTGTTTAAAGCTAAAGGAAGAAGAAAATTTAAATACTTATTATCAACCACTTTCAGAAGTTACCTGTTTTAATAATTCTTTTAAAGCAGCAACTAACAATGACAAAGTGGATTTTGCAAACCATTGGAATTCTTATTTTACAAATAAAAAAAATGTAAAAAGCGAGAAAACCAATTACAGTTCCCATTACAAAACTCCAAATTTTCTTTTTCTGGAAGAAAATATGCCAAAACCAGATCAGGATTCCGGTTCAAGAAGATTTATGGAAATTATAAAAATTCTTCAGAGAAACGGACATCACATTGTTTTAGCGGTTAAACATTTTGATGCAACTAAAGATTCTGATTATATTCCTTATTTTCAAAATGCAGGTGTTGAAATTTGCAGAGATTATGTAAATGCCCAAAATAAAATTATAAAAGTAGAAGATCAGGTTGTAAATGCTTTGTCGTACGTTGATGTGATTTGGATTTTTAGACCTTTAGGTTTTAATCATTGGTATAATTTAATCAATGGAAAGATAAACAGGCAAAAAATTATTTATGATATGGTTGACCTTCATTATCTGAGATTAGAGCGTGAAAATAATTATATCGATGTCGTTACAAAAGAAAGAGAAAAGGAAATAAACTTCTTCAAAGAAAAAGAATATGCCGGAATGAATATTTCAGATGCGGTGATTTCTATCAGCGACGAAGAAAAAAATACAGTTTCTGAAAACGGGGTCAAAAAAGATAAAATTTTCACGGTGAGTAATATTCACAAACCGATAGATAATGTTCCGTTAAGTTTTTCTGAAAGAGAAGGTTTACTTTTCATCGGCGGTTACAATCATTTGCCGAATATTGATGCTGTAAAATTTTTGCATGACCAGATTTTACCATTAGTTTGGGCAAAAAATAATCAGATTAAAATTTTCATTTTGGGACCAGATTTCCCTGCAGATTTAAAAGCAAAATACCATTCTGATCGCTTCCAGATTTTAGGTTATCAGGAAACTGTAGATTTTTGGTTTGAAAATTCAAGAGTTTTTGTAGCACCACTTCGTTACGGAGCTGGAGTAAAAGGGAAAATCGGACAGGCTTTAGAATTCAAATTACCTGTAATTACCACAGGAATAGGAGCGGAAGGAATGAGTTTGGAAGATCAAAAAACAGCTTTGATTTCGGATGAAAATCCTCAAAATTTCGCAGATAAAATTCTTGAATTATACGATAATGAAAATCTATGGCAGACTTTACATCAAAACAGTCTTTTGCCGCTTTCAAAATTCTCTATAGAAACTCAGGAGCAGAATATTAAAAAGATGCTTCAGTATTTAGGCTTCGAGAATTAA
- a CDS encoding glycosyltransferase family 4 protein encodes MKVILDADVIADFYKDNRTGIFRVTYEMFKALSENNSVETFYAHLSLFNYETSTRELDSFFDQNSIKIQAANHRDKRKFLPLRKEKLFRKLYKKFGVSNFSNTYFETFKEAQIFHSFYYPINKEIRKFPNLKNVVTIHDLIPILFPELHFTSGFIKEIIASIGKDDYVVCVSENTKKDLLKFAPHLNPDQVFVNLLAASKSLFYVCNDVEKFNVIKEKYNLPEKYFLSVGTLEPRKNVDFVIRNFLQFIKENKIDDVSLVLVGAKGWDYDKIFEQYNNAEELKHKIIITGRVPDEELASLYSHAHSFYYMSLYEGFGLPPLEAMQCGVPTVTSNTSSLPEVVGDAGITLDPQDNNALQEVMLSLYQNESLRYEYSQKGLERSRLFSWEKSAEDLIKIYEKITQD; translated from the coding sequence ATGAAAGTAATCTTAGACGCCGATGTAATTGCAGATTTCTATAAAGATAACCGTACCGGAATTTTTCGTGTTACTTATGAGATGTTCAAGGCTCTCAGCGAAAATAATTCAGTAGAGACTTTCTATGCTCATCTGAGTCTGTTTAATTATGAAACGAGTACGAGAGAATTAGACAGTTTTTTTGATCAGAATTCCATAAAAATACAAGCGGCAAATCATAGAGATAAAAGAAAATTTTTACCTCTTAGAAAAGAAAAGTTATTTCGAAAGCTATACAAAAAGTTTGGAGTTTCCAATTTTTCCAATACCTATTTTGAAACCTTTAAAGAAGCTCAGATTTTTCATTCTTTTTATTATCCTATTAATAAAGAAATCAGAAAGTTTCCCAATTTAAAAAATGTTGTTACAATTCATGATTTGATTCCTATTTTGTTTCCCGAGCTCCATTTTACTTCTGGTTTTATAAAGGAAATTATTGCAAGTATTGGAAAAGACGATTATGTCGTTTGTGTTTCTGAAAATACTAAAAAAGACTTGTTGAAATTTGCTCCTCATTTGAATCCGGATCAAGTTTTTGTTAATTTATTAGCGGCTTCAAAATCACTTTTCTACGTTTGTAATGATGTAGAAAAATTCAATGTCATTAAAGAGAAATATAATTTACCAGAGAAATATTTTCTGAGCGTAGGTACATTAGAACCCCGCAAAAATGTAGATTTTGTAATTCGAAATTTTCTTCAGTTTATTAAAGAAAATAAAATTGATGATGTAAGTTTAGTTCTTGTAGGAGCAAAAGGTTGGGATTACGACAAGATTTTCGAGCAATACAATAATGCTGAAGAATTAAAACATAAAATAATCATCACAGGAAGAGTTCCTGATGAAGAGTTGGCTAGTTTATATAGCCACGCTCATTCTTTTTATTATATGTCTTTATACGAAGGCTTTGGTTTGCCTCCTTTAGAAGCTATGCAATGTGGTGTTCCTACGGTTACGTCAAATACTTCCTCATTACCGGAAGTTGTTGGAGATGCGGGAATTACCCTTGATCCTCAAGATAATAATGCACTGCAGGAAGTTATGCTTAGTTTATATCAAAATGAATCTTTAAGATACGAGTATTCTCAAAAAGGTTTGGAAAGGTCAAGACTTTTTTCGTGGGAAAAAAGTGCAGAAGATCTTATTAAAATTTATGAAAAAATTACTCAGGATTAA
- a CDS encoding glycosyltransferase family 2 protein, protein MSEKISIIIPYYKGEDYIHETLKSVYDQTYPDFEVIIVNDGSERTVLDLIETNEAFKNLKIIHQENQGQSSARNNGVKSAKGKYILFLDCDDLIDKTFLEKTHQILSKNKDVRICYTKGKFFEKTDKEWVLQPFNTFNFLIENCIPITALIYKEDFEKVGGFDTQLNYYEDWDFWISLVEIGIKVHKIDEFLFFYRIRNTTDSLTNTSIDNSSRLSDNFFEIYKKHYTFYKQNGLDFHNIMSLIRENKKYKAKYYNEWYRKLIYQFFKPKKYQKIYKN, encoded by the coding sequence ATGAGCGAGAAAATTTCTATCATTATTCCTTACTACAAAGGCGAAGACTATATTCATGAAACCTTAAAAAGTGTTTATGATCAAACTTATCCGGATTTTGAAGTAATTATTGTGAATGATGGTTCTGAACGTACCGTTTTAGATTTAATTGAAACAAACGAAGCTTTTAAAAATTTAAAAATCATTCATCAGGAAAACCAAGGACAATCTTCTGCCAGAAATAATGGTGTGAAATCTGCCAAAGGAAAATACATTCTCTTTCTGGATTGCGATGATCTTATTGACAAAACATTTTTAGAAAAAACACATCAGATTCTTTCAAAAAATAAAGACGTAAGAATCTGCTATACAAAAGGTAAATTCTTCGAAAAAACAGATAAAGAATGGGTTTTGCAGCCGTTCAATACCTTTAATTTCTTAATTGAAAACTGCATTCCGATTACTGCGCTTATTTATAAAGAAGATTTTGAAAAAGTGGGTGGTTTTGATACTCAATTAAACTACTACGAAGATTGGGATTTCTGGATTTCTTTAGTTGAAATCGGCATAAAAGTTCATAAAATTGATGAGTTTTTATTTTTCTACAGAATCAGAAATACAACAGATTCGCTGACCAATACAAGTATCGACAACAGCTCGAGACTGTCTGATAATTTCTTTGAGATTTATAAAAAACATTATACTTTTTACAAACAAAACGGACTAGATTTTCATAACATTATGAGCTTAATCCGTGAGAATAAAAAGTATAAAGCCAAATATTACAATGAATGGTACAGAAAATTGATCTATCAGTTTTTTAAGCCTAAAAAATATCAGAAAATTTATAAAAATTAA
- the gltX gene encoding glutamate--tRNA ligase: MEKVRVRFAPSPTGPLHLGGVRTALYDYLFAKNQGGEFVLRIEDTDTARYVEGAEEYIEEALEWCGIIPDESPKKGGKFAPYRQSERRDIYDKYTEQILKTDYAYIAFDTAEELDAIRAEYEAKGDVFSYDNKTRNRLRNSLALSEEEVQKLLEAKTPYVVRFKMPVDRTLGLVDIIRGNSAVNTDTLDDKVLVKNDGMPTYHFANIIDDHEMEISHVIRGEEWLPSLGLHTLLYEAMGWEAPQFAHLSLILKPDISTLINKENIDSITKSFTEEFVSKNNQFSFDESATIIKSLFSEVKSPRFKSMLNENDKDNEITASVKQFLKKGLSGKLSKRDGDKFGFPVFPLNFTDPETGNVSKGYRESGYLPEAFINMVALLGWSPADDKEILSLDEMVKEFDLHKVHKAGARFSKEKSEWFNHQYIQKTSEEELMNILKNSDLSLNIDDEKLLKIIHLMKERATFPKDIYENGKFFFEAPTSYDEKASKKAWNDETSNLLTEFAVTLSGVEAFTAENIKQNLHDFAENKGLGMGKVMMPLRLALVGELKGPDVPDILELIGKEESIARISNAVNNFK; the protein is encoded by the coding sequence ATGGAGAAAGTAAGAGTCCGTTTTGCACCAAGTCCTACAGGACCTTTGCATTTGGGAGGCGTAAGAACCGCATTGTATGATTATCTTTTTGCTAAAAATCAGGGTGGGGAATTTGTATTAAGAATAGAAGACACCGATACTGCAAGATATGTAGAAGGAGCCGAAGAATACATTGAGGAAGCCTTAGAATGGTGCGGAATCATCCCCGATGAAAGCCCTAAAAAAGGCGGAAAATTTGCTCCATACAGACAATCTGAAAGAAGAGATATTTACGATAAATATACAGAGCAGATCCTTAAAACAGATTATGCTTACATCGCTTTCGACACAGCGGAAGAATTAGACGCAATCCGTGCTGAATACGAAGCTAAAGGCGATGTTTTCTCTTATGACAATAAAACCAGAAACCGTTTAAGAAACAGTCTTGCACTTTCTGAAGAGGAAGTTCAAAAGTTGTTGGAGGCAAAAACACCTTACGTTGTAAGATTTAAAATGCCTGTTGACAGAACTTTAGGTTTGGTAGACATCATCAGAGGGAATTCTGCGGTAAATACAGATACTTTAGACGATAAAGTTTTGGTAAAAAACGACGGAATGCCTACTTATCATTTCGCCAATATCATCGATGATCACGAGATGGAAATTTCTCACGTTATTCGTGGTGAAGAATGGTTGCCTTCTTTAGGTTTGCATACTTTATTATATGAAGCAATGGGTTGGGAAGCTCCTCAGTTTGCCCACCTTTCATTGATTTTAAAACCTGATATTTCAACTTTAATCAATAAAGAAAACATTGATAGCATTACAAAATCTTTCACGGAAGAATTTGTATCCAAAAACAATCAATTCTCTTTTGATGAATCGGCTACGATTATTAAATCTCTTTTCTCAGAAGTGAAAAGTCCAAGATTTAAATCTATGTTGAATGAAAATGATAAGGATAATGAAATCACTGCTTCTGTAAAACAATTTTTAAAGAAAGGACTTTCTGGAAAATTAAGCAAAAGAGACGGCGATAAGTTCGGATTCCCGGTATTTCCTTTAAATTTTACAGATCCTGAAACTGGAAATGTATCTAAAGGTTACAGAGAAAGCGGTTATCTTCCTGAAGCTTTCATCAATATGGTGGCGCTTTTAGGATGGTCTCCTGCAGATGATAAAGAAATTTTGTCTTTGGATGAAATGGTAAAAGAATTTGATTTACATAAAGTTCATAAAGCCGGAGCAAGATTTAGTAAAGAAAAATCTGAGTGGTTCAATCATCAGTATATTCAAAAAACATCTGAGGAAGAATTGATGAATATTCTTAAAAACTCAGATTTAAGTTTAAATATAGATGATGAAAAATTATTAAAGATTATTCATCTGATGAAAGAAAGAGCGACTTTCCCGAAAGACATTTACGAAAACGGAAAGTTTTTCTTTGAAGCACCTACTTCCTATGATGAAAAAGCTTCAAAAAAAGCTTGGAATGACGAAACTTCAAATCTTTTGACTGAATTTGCTGTCACGCTGAGCGGAGTCGAAGCGTTTACTGCTGAAAACATCAAACAGAACTTACACGACTTTGCAGAAAACAAAGGTTTGGGAATGGGGAAAGTAATGATGCCTCTTCGTTTAGCTTTGGTAGGAGAATTGAAAGGACCAGACGTTCCGGATATTTTGGAACTCATTGGAAAAGAAGAAAGTATCGCTAGAATAAGCAATGCTGTAAATAATTTTAAATAG